A region of Maridesulfovibrio sp. DNA encodes the following proteins:
- a CDS encoding glycosyltransferase, giving the protein MPHNFELYSARILDYSLAGQQQEEFSTCPGTATETAEKHLRFADRRGADTLILFGAADGRLAEALVKKKHADQELVICDLYPEQIRQLNLSGFDKTLDERCAILTDSSIWAQLLLLFQNGYGATESHLILNPGLTGKSKSRHQNLQKLFSGTKNIEIPNKGESSTISAAAILSPDEPELEKFISCFPDWIEEIVLVWDCRESESIPELRKFHNAEIINIRHPLNADFSAQRNCMLTHCSGDWIIYLDADERLDNENWEIVRRAAASSECKSWYLPRMTFYPDKDHCRVGYGLWPDLQLRLFKNNDKIKFVNKIHEQLTGLEGSTGILPDCPIKHLTHLLKSREKIELKLKNFDQSTDGRFNHHLGTEYPHILNDFISPRKGCEVGPLLLPDINMS; this is encoded by the coding sequence ATGCCACACAATTTTGAGCTCTACTCAGCCCGCATTCTTGATTACAGTCTGGCCGGACAACAGCAGGAAGAATTTAGCACCTGCCCCGGCACAGCTACTGAAACTGCGGAGAAACACCTGCGCTTTGCTGATAGGCGCGGAGCAGACACGCTTATTCTTTTCGGAGCAGCAGATGGAAGACTGGCTGAAGCTCTGGTGAAAAAAAAGCACGCAGATCAAGAGCTGGTGATCTGCGATCTTTATCCTGAACAAATCAGACAGCTCAATTTGAGCGGCTTCGATAAAACGCTGGATGAAAGATGTGCAATTCTCACAGACTCGTCAATCTGGGCGCAATTACTTCTGCTTTTCCAGAACGGCTATGGTGCAACAGAGTCACACCTGATTTTAAATCCCGGTCTGACCGGTAAAAGTAAATCCAGGCACCAGAACCTGCAAAAACTATTTTCCGGAACAAAGAACATAGAAATCCCGAATAAAGGCGAAAGCAGTACAATATCGGCGGCCGCAATTCTCAGCCCAGATGAACCGGAACTGGAAAAATTCATAAGTTGTTTTCCTGACTGGATTGAGGAGATTGTTCTGGTTTGGGATTGCCGTGAATCCGAAAGTATCCCGGAGTTGAGGAAATTTCATAATGCAGAAATTATCAATATCCGCCATCCCCTTAATGCGGACTTTTCCGCCCAACGGAATTGTATGCTTACGCATTGTTCCGGCGATTGGATAATCTATCTGGATGCAGACGAGCGTCTTGATAATGAAAACTGGGAAATAGTCAGGAGGGCGGCAGCTTCCTCAGAATGCAAAAGTTGGTACCTGCCGCGCATGACTTTTTACCCCGATAAGGACCATTGCCGTGTCGGTTACGGACTCTGGCCTGACCTGCAGCTTAGGCTATTTAAAAACAATGACAAAATTAAATTTGTCAATAAAATCCATGAACAACTGACCGGACTGGAAGGATCGACAGGAATTCTGCCCGACTGCCCCATAAAGCACCTGACCCATCTCTTAAAAAGCAGAGAAAAAATAGAACTTAAGCTGAAAAACTTCGATCAATCCACCGACGGTAGATTCAACCATCATCTAGGAACTGAATATCCACATATTTTAAATGATTTTATCAGCCCCCGAAAAGGCTGTGAAGTAGGGCCATTATTGCTTCCGGACATTAATATGTCATAA
- a CDS encoding zinc-ribbon domain-containing protein, with protein sequence MKVTCPECDFSSEIPEDKIPSTAQMATCPKCQAKFKFRNLDQDTAPLPEPNPEEIRHPDPEEEYGEAAAYVQQHAHEEISSDAQDPVSPAPYDDQFGQQPEYKLEDQPEEEKSDLWQRLDSMKPEGDIHEEEQDFGPESNGNEVPFENLEKYGFFPGFFLTIKQVILSPANFFKDMPLKGFLMPLFFFILLAEFQEICNFIWAMTGVDSSMGSDVGRIMNDSMIADSLKDGTGPALLSLLLYPLMLAGISFPLIGVTHILLMIFGAGEKGFQATFRATAYSYAPIILCVIPVVGDMIGALISMAISIIAYKNIHNTTYMRVVLSMVMPIVLLLVILGFYMQFNQPTI encoded by the coding sequence ATGAAAGTTACTTGTCCCGAGTGCGATTTCAGCAGTGAGATTCCGGAGGATAAAATTCCCTCCACTGCCCAGATGGCAACCTGTCCGAAATGTCAGGCAAAATTCAAATTCAGAAACCTTGATCAGGATACAGCCCCTCTTCCGGAGCCGAATCCTGAAGAAATCAGACATCCTGACCCCGAAGAAGAATATGGTGAAGCTGCAGCTTATGTTCAGCAGCATGCCCATGAAGAAATCTCTTCCGATGCTCAGGATCCGGTAAGCCCCGCTCCGTATGATGATCAATTCGGGCAGCAGCCTGAATACAAACTGGAAGACCAGCCCGAAGAAGAAAAATCAGACTTATGGCAACGTCTTGATTCCATGAAACCCGAAGGCGATATCCATGAAGAAGAACAAGACTTCGGACCTGAAAGCAACGGAAACGAAGTCCCTTTTGAAAATCTGGAAAAGTACGGTTTTTTTCCCGGTTTTTTCCTGACCATCAAGCAAGTGATCCTCTCCCCGGCTAATTTTTTCAAGGATATGCCGCTAAAAGGATTTTTGATGCCCTTGTTCTTCTTTATCCTGCTGGCAGAATTTCAGGAAATCTGTAATTTCATATGGGCCATGACCGGAGTTGATTCCTCCATGGGCAGCGATGTCGGCAGGATCATGAATGATTCCATGATTGCGGATTCCCTGAAGGACGGAACAGGTCCGGCCCTGCTATCCCTGCTGCTATATCCATTGATGCTGGCCGGAATCAGCTTTCCGCTGATCGGTGTAACCCATATCCTGCTCATGATTTTCGGAGCTGGGGAAAAGGGTTTTCAGGCCACTTTCAGAGCTACGGCTTATTCCTATGCGCCTATTATCCTCTGCGTTATCCCCGTTGTCGGCGACATGATCGGCGCATTGATAAGTATGGCTATCTCAATTATCGCCTACAAAAATATCCATAATACGACATACATGCGGGTTGTTCTTTCAATGGTGATGCCTATTGTGTTACTGTTGGTCATTCTGGGCTTCTACATGCAGTTCAACCAGCCCACAATCTAG
- a CDS encoding OmpA family protein yields the protein MKKFLLIFVLALSACTHFEPQIATQSIYYHDAEVQLSQLMVYSRPEKPHYGPLSALFYPFHVTQTMYKGSDWGHRVSRGIWQNWTGLQIFPSMVYDEKLTYRGLDEALFTARSRGYDLLVVGFVPYLYLGHTMDDSALTVHVKIYETKRGQMVCSFEQSGRIEKKMDDDFLIVKREHRMPDSAFYNIIQAIATDMAVPLTSWARYENTDQGMIAGLMPNMVQIQAPPQNVQTGQQNSPRSTPQEMQAPAPRSTEAPVSATSPKPTPKPRSINLAVQFDVNSSDIKPESYPLLNELGKALISDNLKNKRVIIGGHTDSDASPEYNMKLSKERAEAVKKYLTTNFPIAPQRIGTTGFGESNPLVPNTTKYNKLLNRRVQVSIAP from the coding sequence ATGAAAAAATTTCTGCTTATATTCGTCCTTGCCCTTTCGGCCTGCACACATTTTGAACCGCAGATAGCCACCCAGTCCATCTATTATCATGATGCAGAGGTTCAGCTCTCGCAGCTTATGGTTTATTCAAGGCCGGAGAAGCCGCACTATGGTCCGCTTTCCGCTCTTTTTTACCCTTTCCACGTAACCCAGACTATGTATAAAGGAAGCGACTGGGGGCATAGGGTTTCTAGAGGAATATGGCAGAACTGGACAGGACTGCAAATTTTTCCATCCATGGTCTATGACGAAAAACTGACCTACCGCGGACTTGATGAAGCCCTTTTTACCGCCCGCTCGCGAGGCTACGACCTGCTGGTTGTAGGCTTCGTACCATACCTCTATCTGGGGCATACCATGGATGATTCAGCTTTGACTGTTCATGTAAAAATTTATGAAACCAAACGTGGGCAGATGGTCTGCTCCTTTGAACAAAGCGGACGTATTGAGAAAAAAATGGATGATGATTTCCTCATTGTCAAACGAGAACACCGCATGCCTGATTCAGCTTTCTATAATATAATTCAGGCTATTGCCACGGATATGGCAGTCCCGCTGACCTCATGGGCCCGTTACGAGAATACTGATCAGGGCATGATTGCCGGTCTGATGCCCAACATGGTTCAAATTCAGGCTCCCCCGCAGAATGTTCAAACCGGGCAACAGAACAGTCCACGCAGCACACCGCAGGAAATGCAGGCACCGGCCCCCCGCAGCACAGAGGCCCCCGTCTCTGCAACTTCGCCGAAACCAACACCAAAACCGCGCTCAATCAACCTTGCAGTGCAGTTTGATGTGAATTCTTCCGATATCAAACCGGAATCGTACCCCCTGCTGAATGAACTCGGAAAAGCTCTAATCAGCGACAACCTGAAAAACAAGCGGGTTATAATCGGAGGTCACACCGACTCCGACGCATCTCCTGAATACAATATGAAACTGAGCAAAGAGCGGGCCGAAGCAGTAAAAAAATACCTGACTACTAATTTCCCCATTGCTCCCCAACGCATCGGGACTACAGGCTTCGGTGAATCCAATCCTCTAGTACCCAATACCACCAAGTATAACAAATTGCTCAATAGACGTGTTCAAGTTTCCATTGCACCGTAA
- the ahbC gene encoding 12,18-didecarboxysiroheme deacetylase, producing the protein MIGISKLYCGAVETSDALRYGRESGKLPSHLLQFSKDKKPVVVWNMTRRCNLKCVHCYAQAVDPDGKDEISTSKAKEIIDDLAAFGAPVMLFSGGEPLVRKDLVELASYATGKGMRAVISTNGTLITKEKARELKDVGLSYVGISLDGTEETHDKFRGVSGSYKKALEGVENCKAEGLKVGLRFTINKRNWTEVPSVFKVLRDLEVPRACFYHLVYSGRGSELIKEDLSHAETRQLLDLIMDETKALFDAGMPKEILTVDNHADGVYVYQRLLKEDPERAKEVLELLQFNEGNNSGRGIGCISWDGQVHADQFWRNHTFGNVLERPFSEIWMDEKIELLHKLKDKKQYVGGRCATCRYLNICAGNFRARAEAYYDDIWAQDPACYLTDEEIKKD; encoded by the coding sequence ATGATTGGTATTTCAAAACTTTACTGTGGCGCGGTAGAAACTTCCGATGCCCTGCGCTATGGTCGTGAATCTGGAAAACTGCCTTCTCATCTTTTACAGTTTTCTAAAGATAAAAAACCCGTTGTTGTCTGGAACATGACCAGACGCTGCAACCTTAAATGTGTCCACTGCTACGCACAGGCTGTTGACCCTGACGGAAAAGACGAAATTTCCACCTCAAAAGCAAAAGAGATTATCGACGATCTCGCAGCATTCGGCGCCCCGGTGATGCTTTTCTCCGGTGGCGAACCGCTGGTGCGTAAGGACCTCGTTGAGTTGGCAAGCTACGCTACCGGTAAAGGTATGCGTGCGGTTATTTCCACCAACGGAACCCTGATCACCAAGGAAAAAGCCCGTGAACTGAAAGACGTAGGCCTTTCCTACGTAGGAATTTCCCTCGACGGAACAGAAGAAACCCACGACAAATTTCGCGGTGTTTCCGGTTCCTACAAAAAAGCCCTCGAAGGTGTTGAAAACTGTAAGGCCGAAGGTCTTAAAGTTGGTCTGCGCTTCACCATCAACAAACGTAACTGGACTGAAGTTCCTTCTGTCTTCAAAGTCCTGCGTGACCTTGAAGTCCCCAGAGCATGCTTCTACCATCTGGTATACTCCGGCCGTGGTTCCGAACTCATCAAAGAGGATCTGAGCCACGCTGAAACCCGCCAGTTGCTCGACCTGATCATGGATGAGACCAAGGCTCTCTTCGACGCCGGCATGCCCAAAGAAATCCTGACCGTTGATAACCACGCTGACGGTGTTTACGTATACCAGCGCCTGCTCAAAGAAGATCCCGAACGCGCCAAGGAAGTTTTAGAACTGCTTCAGTTCAACGAAGGCAACAACTCCGGTCGCGGAATCGGCTGCATTTCCTGGGACGGTCAGGTTCACGCTGACCAGTTCTGGCGCAACCACACCTTCGGCAACGTTCTGGAACGTCCTTTCTCCGAAATCTGGATGGACGAAAAGATTGAGTTGCTGCACAAACTCAAAGACAAGAAACAATACGTTGGCGGACGCTGCGCGACCTGCCGTTACCTGAACATCTGTGCCGGTAACTTCCGTGCCCGCGCCGAAGCATACTACGACGACATCTGGGCTCAGGACCCGGCTTGCTACCTCACTGACGAGGAAATCAAGAAGGACTAG
- the hemB gene encoding porphobilinogen synthase, translated as MVFDFHRGRRLRRTPVIRDLVRETTLSASDLMMPYFVYETDDENYKKEISSMPGQFQLSLKQLEIKVEEAVENGLKSLILFGIPAEKDPVGSQAYDDNGIVQQAIRIIKKRWPELLVCTDVCLCEFTSHGHCGLVKDEEILNDATLDLLAKTALSHAKAGADMVAPSDMMDGRVAAIREILDENGFANLPIMSYSVKYASSYYGPFREAAEGAPQFGDRKTYQMDPANAREGLREAAADVIEGADILMVKPAGPYMDIIRQTRDNFDLPVAAYQVSGEYSMIKAAALNGWVDEESVVWESLLGLKRAGADLILTYFTEDVLKRLKEK; from the coding sequence ATGGTATTTGACTTTCACAGGGGACGCAGACTTAGACGTACCCCGGTTATTCGTGATCTGGTCCGTGAAACAACTCTTTCCGCCAGCGATCTTATGATGCCCTACTTCGTCTACGAAACAGACGATGAAAATTACAAAAAAGAAATTTCCTCCATGCCCGGCCAATTTCAGCTCAGCCTGAAACAGCTGGAAATCAAAGTTGAGGAAGCTGTTGAAAATGGCCTCAAGAGCCTGATTCTTTTCGGCATTCCAGCTGAAAAGGACCCCGTAGGTAGTCAGGCATATGATGATAACGGGATTGTGCAGCAGGCAATACGCATAATTAAAAAACGTTGGCCTGAACTGCTGGTCTGCACCGATGTCTGCCTGTGTGAATTCACCTCACACGGACATTGCGGACTCGTCAAGGATGAGGAAATCCTCAACGACGCAACCCTCGACCTGCTGGCAAAGACAGCCCTCTCCCACGCCAAGGCCGGGGCGGATATGGTCGCACCTTCAGACATGATGGACGGTCGCGTAGCTGCCATCCGCGAAATTCTGGATGAAAACGGTTTTGCAAACCTACCGATCATGTCCTACTCAGTTAAATATGCATCATCTTATTACGGTCCTTTTCGCGAGGCAGCTGAAGGCGCCCCTCAGTTCGGGGACCGCAAGACCTACCAGATGGACCCGGCCAACGCCCGTGAAGGTCTGCGCGAAGCGGCAGCGGACGTTATCGAAGGCGCTGACATTCTTATGGTTAAACCTGCCGGACCATATATGGACATCATCCGCCAGACCCGCGACAATTTCGACCTGCCTGTAGCGGCATACCAAGTCAGCGGAGAATATTCCATGATCAAAGCTGCAGCATTGAACGGCTGGGTGGATGAAGAATCCGTGGTCTGGGAATCCCTCCTCGGACTCAAGCGGGCCGGTGCTGATCTGATCCTGACCTACTTCACTGAAGACGTACTTAAAAGACTGAAAGAGAAATAA
- the ahbD gene encoding heme b synthase — MSDKKMTGGHPGGHPGSGHPGGHPGAKSGHPGGHPGVHPIPQKNADGSPPLRLIAWEITRSCNLACKHCRAEAHPEPYPGELSTEEAKALIDTFPETGDPIIIFTGGEPLLRHDVFELVSYANEKGLRCVMAPNGTLLTAENSVRLKEVGIQRCSISIDAAEAQYHDEFRGEKGAFDQAMKGIQYLKDAGIEFQINTTVTRNNLHMFKDIFKLAKDLGASAWHIFLLVPTGRAAELGAEIISADEYEDVLNWFYDFQKTTDMQLKATCAPHYHRILRQRAKEEGIAVNFENFGLDAVSRGCLGGVGFCFISHRGQVQPCGYLELDCGNVREIPFPEIWAKSPQFLNLRNPDTYDGKCGHCEYEKVCGGCRARAQTMEDNYLGPEPLCSYEPKKKPRKDK, encoded by the coding sequence ATGAGTGATAAAAAAATGACAGGTGGACATCCCGGAGGGCATCCGGGTAGCGGACATCCGGGCGGCCACCCCGGAGCTAAATCGGGACATCCCGGAGGGCATCCGGGAGTGCATCCCATCCCCCAAAAGAATGCTGACGGCTCCCCGCCGCTGCGTCTCATCGCATGGGAAATCACCCGCTCCTGCAACCTTGCCTGCAAGCACTGCAGGGCTGAAGCTCACCCCGAACCTTATCCGGGTGAACTTTCAACAGAAGAAGCAAAAGCGCTTATCGATACCTTTCCCGAAACCGGGGATCCGATCATCATTTTCACTGGTGGTGAACCGCTTCTGCGCCATGATGTATTCGAGTTGGTCTCCTACGCCAACGAGAAAGGCCTGCGTTGCGTCATGGCTCCCAACGGAACCCTGCTCACTGCAGAAAATTCAGTCCGGCTCAAGGAAGTAGGCATTCAGCGCTGCTCCATTTCCATCGATGCTGCTGAAGCCCAATATCACGATGAATTTCGTGGAGAAAAAGGCGCATTCGATCAGGCCATGAAGGGTATTCAGTACTTGAAAGATGCTGGAATAGAATTCCAGATCAATACTACCGTGACCCGCAACAACCTGCATATGTTCAAGGATATCTTCAAGCTTGCCAAAGATCTTGGCGCATCCGCATGGCACATTTTCCTGCTGGTGCCCACCGGACGTGCTGCAGAACTTGGCGCGGAAATAATTTCCGCCGACGAGTATGAAGATGTCCTCAACTGGTTCTACGATTTCCAGAAAACCACCGACATGCAACTCAAGGCAACCTGCGCACCGCATTACCACCGCATCCTGCGCCAGAGAGCCAAAGAGGAAGGCATTGCAGTAAACTTCGAGAACTTCGGTCTTGATGCTGTCAGCCGAGGATGCCTCGGCGGTGTGGGCTTCTGCTTCATTTCACATCGCGGGCAGGTCCAGCCCTGCGGTTACCTCGAACTCGATTGCGGTAACGTGCGCGAAATTCCTTTCCCGGAAATCTGGGCTAAATCCCCACAATTCCTCAATCTGCGTAACCCGGACACTTATGACGGCAAGTGCGGTCACTGTGAATATGAAAAAGTCTGCGGAGGTTGCCGTGCGCGCGCCCAAACCATGGAAGACAACTATCTCGGACCGGAACCGCTCTGTTCCTATGAGCCCAAAAAAAAGCCCAGAAAGGATAAATAG
- a CDS encoding AsnC family transcriptional regulator produces MDAVDKQILGIIQSHFPIVSRPYAEIGKQVGVSEDETLSRVNTMREDGVIRRVGANFGSRELGWHSTLCAASVPEEKIDEFVAEVNRHSGVTHNYLRENDFNIWFTFIGPDKETVIATLDAITEKTGIRVLYLPATKLFKIKVDFDMKEDKEKK; encoded by the coding sequence ATGGATGCAGTAGATAAACAGATCCTCGGTATCATCCAATCTCATTTCCCTATTGTTTCCCGCCCTTACGCTGAGATAGGGAAACAGGTGGGCGTGTCCGAAGATGAGACCCTTTCAAGGGTCAACACCATGCGTGAAGACGGTGTTATCCGCCGCGTAGGAGCCAACTTCGGCTCCCGCGAACTGGGATGGCACTCAACTCTTTGCGCAGCCAGTGTGCCTGAAGAAAAAATAGATGAATTCGTAGCCGAAGTTAACCGTCATAGCGGAGTTACCCATAACTACCTGCGCGAAAACGACTTTAATATCTGGTTCACCTTCATCGGGCCGGACAAGGAGACCGTGATAGCAACCCTTGATGCAATCACTGAAAAAACAGGTATCCGCGTTCTTTATCTGCCCGCCACCAAACTGTTCAAGATCAAAGTTGATTTTGACATGAAGGAAGACAAGGAGAAAAAATAA
- the rpe gene encoding ribulose-phosphate 3-epimerase has product MAAKETIISPSLLSCDFSRLADELKALEEAGLKWAHLDVMDGKFVPNITFGPPVIKSMRKECNLFFDCHLMIEQPERYIDEFCDAGADLLCIHAESTVHLERAVAAIAERGVKPAIALNPATPLESIKYLIPQLHMVLIMSVNPGFGGQKYIPFCTQKVRDLRAMIDEMGADTLIQLDGGVTMENCRELVEAGADVLVSGSAFFKYPPYAERHKLFLETCAGK; this is encoded by the coding sequence ATGGCAGCCAAGGAAACCATCATTTCCCCGTCCCTGCTTTCCTGTGACTTCAGCCGCCTTGCCGATGAATTAAAGGCACTGGAAGAAGCGGGACTCAAATGGGCTCACCTTGATGTAATGGACGGCAAGTTCGTACCCAACATCACTTTCGGTCCTCCGGTAATCAAATCCATGCGCAAGGAATGCAACCTGTTCTTTGATTGCCATCTCATGATCGAACAACCCGAGCGTTACATTGATGAATTCTGTGATGCCGGAGCCGACCTGCTCTGCATTCATGCCGAATCCACCGTACACCTTGAACGTGCTGTAGCCGCCATTGCCGAGCGTGGAGTAAAACCTGCAATCGCACTTAACCCGGCTACCCCTCTGGAATCCATCAAATACCTGATCCCTCAGCTGCACATGGTGCTGATCATGTCCGTCAACCCCGGTTTCGGCGGACAGAAGTACATCCCATTCTGTACTCAGAAGGTGCGCGACCTGCGGGCCATGATTGATGAAATGGGTGCAGACACACTCATTCAGCTGGATGGCGGAGTGACCATGGAGAATTGTCGTGAGCTTGTTGAAGCAGGAGCTGATGTTCTTGTTTCCGGGTCCGCATTCTTCAAATATCCGCCTTACGCAGAACGTCATAAACTCTTTCTGGAAACCTGCGCCGGAAAATAA
- a CDS encoding tetratricopeptide repeat protein, translated as MKRFVFLLAVAFIVLSVSGCANLSGPYYLKNHKYKEGIKAFSEKLQEDPDDAGTAYYVGRYYMALKKPKKAQPYFSTALRVDPDNVDYLFWSGVNYWALKQFSKERSAYRKVLALDPNHISANLYLAHSYFEEGKLVEALVLYDKVIKLDQYNPEALYNRADILGRQGKKAEAVKAWKKYLEYYPDGILAMSGADKLNLLGDFSYRNFIFGTRNVTLRSIKYKPGKVESDFESKSSLHVIAAMMEENKKLSFHVVAYVNGDSDLAKKRAMGVRDYILSGHPDFDPARMPLSWFGTAEEVKRDGKTFKLDESIQFITVVN; from the coding sequence GTGAAACGATTTGTTTTTCTGTTGGCAGTTGCATTTATTGTGCTGTCTGTTTCAGGGTGTGCCAATCTCTCTGGTCCTTACTATCTTAAAAATCATAAGTATAAAGAGGGGATCAAGGCATTCAGCGAAAAATTGCAAGAAGACCCTGATGATGCCGGAACAGCCTACTATGTAGGCCGTTATTACATGGCTTTAAAAAAGCCTAAGAAAGCCCAGCCTTATTTTTCCACTGCACTCCGTGTTGATCCTGATAATGTTGATTATCTTTTCTGGTCCGGTGTTAATTACTGGGCCTTGAAGCAATTCAGTAAGGAAAGATCTGCCTATCGCAAAGTCCTTGCTCTTGATCCGAATCATATCTCAGCCAATCTCTACCTTGCTCACAGCTATTTTGAAGAAGGAAAGCTTGTTGAGGCTCTCGTCCTTTACGACAAAGTCATCAAACTCGACCAGTACAATCCTGAGGCCCTCTACAACCGTGCTGATATCCTAGGCCGGCAGGGCAAGAAGGCGGAAGCTGTCAAAGCATGGAAAAAATACCTTGAGTATTATCCTGACGGAATTCTGGCCATGAGTGGTGCTGATAAGCTTAACCTGCTTGGTGATTTTTCTTACCGTAATTTTATTTTTGGTACCCGTAATGTCACTTTGCGTAGTATTAAATATAAGCCCGGTAAAGTTGAATCCGATTTTGAAAGTAAAAGTTCTTTGCATGTTATTGCCGCGATGATGGAAGAGAACAAGAAGCTTAGTTTTCATGTTGTGGCTTATGTGAATGGAGATTCAGACCTTGCGAAAAAACGGGCTATGGGAGTCCGTGATTATATATTGAGTGGTCATCCTGATTTTGATCCTGCAAGGATGCCTTTAAGCTGGTTTGGAACAGCAGAAGAGGTGAAGCGGGATGGAAAGACTTTCAAGCTGGATGAATCCATACAATTTATAACTGTAGTCAACTAG
- a CDS encoding DUF445 family protein, whose protein sequence is MITLKLLLSPVICALIGWFTNFLAVKMLFHPHNPIKIGPFSIQGIFPKRQKELALRLGEMIERELISHTDIKNVIHDPTFLDKHKEVVLEYLDVFFREKLTSLHPMVGMFLNDETMKTVKGMLSKELDSMLPKLIETTSSQLECSLDFKCLVQDKVECFSMEQLESILFSIMKKEFKFIEVIGGILGFIIGLIQVGIFLL, encoded by the coding sequence ATGATAACATTGAAGCTCCTTCTTTCACCTGTAATCTGTGCCCTTATCGGCTGGTTCACAAATTTCCTTGCGGTAAAAATGCTTTTCCATCCGCACAATCCGATTAAGATCGGTCCTTTTTCCATTCAGGGGATTTTTCCCAAACGTCAGAAGGAACTGGCCCTGCGTCTCGGTGAGATGATTGAAAGAGAACTTATTTCTCATACTGATATTAAAAATGTCATTCATGATCCGACCTTTCTTGATAAGCATAAAGAAGTTGTTCTTGAGTACTTGGATGTCTTTTTCCGTGAGAAGTTGACCTCACTGCACCCGATGGTAGGCATGTTTCTGAACGATGAGACAATGAAGACAGTTAAGGGTATGCTTTCCAAGGAGCTCGATTCCATGTTGCCCAAGCTTATCGAAACCACTTCATCCCAGCTTGAATGTTCTTTGGATTTTAAGTGTCTTGTTCAGGATAAAGTGGAATGTTTTTCTATGGAGCAGCTTGAGTCCATCCTTTTCTCCATTATGAAGAAAGAGTTTAAGTTTATTGAAGTTATCGGTGGAATTCTCGGCTTTATTATCGGTCTGATTCAGGTGGGAATCTTTCTGTTATAA
- a CDS encoding GGDEF domain-containing protein has protein sequence MKNLSHSRSIYSELSELRDKNKSLEESLNSIRSDCEQLWFKNLFASAASAIAILDTKGRILFTNPAFTEITAYTPDECSRLPLHEIIIPAHDVEGREYLRNLFLGPTSKSSLSLTIIDKNEHLHFVDMSVATICTACETPENCICIMHDVTAEKEAELRREELIEELMEVKELQEDNAAQLATLLHELDEKNNALEQEIAERKNAEQKLKESEERFKYMSITDQLTGLFNRRHMLEVAEKEISESRSSGSPLSVLLMDVDDFKMFNDTYGHAAGDEILESIGAIIRKNIRSTDKAFRYGGEEFMVILPQTRGQEAMRIAEDIREALENYEYRPQNGTPVYKTISIGVAEFSNDETLEKMIKRADDNMYRCKIKGKNRVHFSCE, from the coding sequence ATGAAAAATCTAAGTCATTCGCGGTCAATTTATTCCGAGCTATCAGAGCTCAGGGATAAAAACAAAAGCCTGGAAGAGTCTTTAAATTCCATTCGTTCAGACTGTGAGCAGCTTTGGTTTAAAAATTTATTTGCCTCTGCAGCTTCCGCAATCGCTATTCTGGATACAAAAGGCAGGATACTCTTTACCAATCCGGCTTTTACCGAAATCACAGCATACACTCCTGATGAATGCTCACGGTTGCCCCTGCATGAAATTATCATCCCCGCACATGACGTTGAGGGGCGTGAATATCTCCGCAATCTCTTCCTGGGACCAACCAGCAAAAGCAGTCTAAGTCTTACAATTATAGATAAAAACGAACATCTTCATTTTGTTGATATGTCCGTTGCCACCATTTGCACTGCCTGCGAGACCCCTGAAAACTGTATCTGTATAATGCACGACGTTACTGCTGAAAAAGAGGCTGAACTGCGGCGAGAAGAATTGATTGAAGAACTGATGGAAGTAAAAGAACTTCAGGAAGACAATGCTGCCCAGTTGGCAACCCTGCTTCATGAGCTTGACGAAAAAAACAATGCTCTTGAACAGGAAATAGCTGAAAGAAAAAATGCCGAGCAAAAACTAAAGGAAAGCGAAGAACGCTTCAAATATATGAGCATCACCGACCAGCTGACCGGACTTTTCAACCGCCGCCATATGCTGGAAGTTGCAGAAAAAGAAATTTCAGAAAGCCGCAGTTCTGGCAGTCCGTTAAGTGTATTGCTTATGGATGTTGATGATTTCAAAATGTTCAACGACACTTATGGTCATGCTGCCGGAGACGAAATTCTCGAATCAATAGGCGCAATCATCCGAAAGAATATCCGCAGCACAGACAAAGCCTTCCGCTACGGGGGGGAAGAATTCATGGTCATCCTTCCGCAGACAAGAGGACAGGAGGCAATGAGAATTGCTGAAGACATCCGCGAAGCTCTGGAGAACTATGAATACCGTCCCCAAAACGGCACTCCGGTCTACAAAACTATAAGCATCGGCGTGGCTGAATTCTCAAACGACGAAACACTGGAAAAAATGATCAAACGAGCTGACGACAACATGTACCGTTGCAAAATAAAGGGTAAAAACAGGGTTCATTTCTCCTGTGAATAA